One window of the Trifolium pratense cultivar HEN17-A07 linkage group LG2, ARS_RC_1.1, whole genome shotgun sequence genome contains the following:
- the LOC123909771 gene encoding ABC transporter B family member 2-like — protein MDSKEGDERKKERKVPMLKLFSFADSYDYILMFIGSIGACIHGASVPVFFIFFGKLINVIGLAYLFPKEASHQVAKYSLDFVYLSVAILFSSWTEVACWMHTGERQAAKMRMAYLKSMLNQDISLFDTEASTGEVISAITSDIIIVQDALSEKVGNFMHYISRFIAGFTIGFVRVWQISLVTLSIVPLIALAGGLYAYVTIGLIAKIRKEYVKAGEIAEEVIGNVRTVHAFAGEERAVKSYKTALLKTYINGRKAGLAKGLGLGSMHCVLFLSWSLLVWFTSIVVHKNIANGGESFTTMLNVVISGLSLGQAAPDISAFIRAKAAAYPIFQMIERDTVSKKSSKTGRKLSKVDGHIQFKDVCFSYPSRPDVAIFNNLNLDIPAGKIVALVGGSGSGKSTVVSLIERFYEPLSGHILLDKNDIRELDLKWLRQQIGLVNQEPALFATSIKENILYGKDEATLEELKRAVKLSDAQSFINNLPERLETQVGERGIQLSGGQKQRIAISRAIVKNPSILLLDEATSALDAESEKSVQEALDRVMVGRTTIVIAHRLSTIRNADVIAVVQGGKIVETGNHEELMANPTSVYASLVQLQGASSLQRLPSVGSSLGRQSSISYSRELSRTGTSIGGSFRSDKDSIGRVGGEDGNKSNHVSAKRLYSMIGPDWPYGVIGTLCAFVAGAQMPLFALGISHALVSYYMDWETTQREVKKIVFLFCGGAVITVTVHAIEHLFFGIMGERLTLRVREMMFTAILKNEIGWFDETTNTSSMLSSRLESDATLMRTIVVDRSTILLQNVGLVVASFIIAFLLNWRITLVVLATYPLIISGHISEKLFMKGYGGNLSKAYLKANMLAGEAVSNIRTVAAFCSEEKILDLYANELVGPSKHSFRRGQIAGIFYGISQFFIFSSYGLALWYGSVLMGKELASFKSVMKSFMVLIVTALAMGETLALAPDLLKGNQMVASVFEVMDRKSAISGDTGEELRTVEGTIELKRINFSYPSRPDVIIFKDFNLRVPSGKSVALVGQSGSGKSSVISLILRFYDPTSGKVLIDGKDITKINMKSLRKHIGLVQQEPALFATSIYENILYGKEGASDSEVIEAAKLANAHNFISGLPEGYSTKVGERGVQLSGGQRQRVAIARAVLKNPEILLLDEATSALDVESERIVQQALDRLMQNRTTVMVAHRLSTIRNADQISVLQDGKIIEQGTHSSLIENKNGPYYKLVNLQQQQNHQS, from the exons AGGTGGCTTGTTGGATGCATACTGGAGAAAGACAAGCAGCAAAGATGAGAATGGCTTATTTAAAATCTATGTTGAATCAAGATATAAGTTTATTTGATACTGAAGCATCTACTGGAGAAGTAATTTCTGCTATTACAAGTGACATTATCATTGTTCAAGATGCTTTATCTGAGAAG GTAGGGAACTTCATGCACTACATAAGTCGATTCATAGCTGGGTTTACAATTGGTTTTGTGAGAGTGTGGCAGATTAGTTTAGTCACACTTTCAATTGTTCCATTGATTGCCCTTGCTGGAGGTCTTTATGCATATGTCACTATTGGCCTCATTGcaaaaattagaaaagaatatgTCAAGGCTGGTGAAATTGCTGAAGAG GTGATAGGCAATGTTAGAACAGTACATGCATTTGCAGGAGAAGAAAGAGCAGTAAAATCATACAAAACAGCTCTTTTGAAAACTTACATAAATGGTAGAAAAGCAGGTTTAGCAAAAGGTCTTGGACTTGGTTCAATGCATTGTGTTCTGTTTCTATCATGGTCATTACTTGTTTGGTTCACTAGCATTGTTGTTCACAAGAACATCGCCAATGGTGGCGAGTCTTTCACTACCATGCTCAATGTCGTAATATCCGGCCT GTCACTTGGGCAGGCAGCACCGGATATCTCAGCATTTATTCGAGCAAAGGCGGCAGCTTATCCGATTTTTCAGATGATAGAAAGGGATACGGTGAGCAAAAAGAGCTCAAAAACCGGTCGAAAATTAAGCAAAGTGGATGGTCATATCCAGTTTAAGGATGTATGTTTCAGTTATCCGTCTCGTCCAGACGTAGCAATCTTCAACAACCTCAATCTTGACATTCCTGCAGGGAAAATTGTAGCTCTTGTGGGAGGAAGTGGTTCTGGAAAGAGTACTGTTGTATCGTTGATCGAACGTTTTTATGAACCTCTTTCTGGTCATATACTTTTAGACAAGAATGATATCAGAGAACTTGATCTCAAATGGCTTAGGCAACAAATTGGACTAGTTAATCAAGAACCTGCACTTTTTGCTACAAGTATCAAGGAGAATATTTTGTATGGAAAAGATGAAGCTACTCTTGAAGAACTAAAACGCGCTGTGAAGCTTTCAGATGCTCAATCTTTTATCAACAATCTTCCTGAAAGATTAGAAACTCAG GTTGGTGAGAGAGGGATACAATTATCAGGTGGACAGAAACAAAGGATTGCAATATCTCGCGCGATTGTGAAGAATCCGTCGATCCTTTTATTAGATGAAGCAACCAGTGCTCTTGATGCCGAGTCTGAAAAAAGTGTACAAGAGGCTCTCGATCGCGTCATGGTCGGAAGAACAACGATTGTAATTGCACACAGACTTTCTACGATTAGGAATGCAGATGTGATAGCTGTTGTACAAGGAGGGAAGATTGTGGAGACTGGTAACCATGAAGAACTCATGGCAAATCCAACAAGTGTTTATGCATCTCTTGTTCAACTCCAAGGTGCATCTTCCTTGCAACGCCTTCCCTCGGTTGGTTCTAGCTTAGGACGCCAATCAAG CATAAGCTACTCAAGAGAATTATCGCGTACGGGGACAAGCATTGGTGGTAGTTTTCGATCGGATAAAGACTCAATTGGCCGTGTTGGTGGTGAGGATGGAAACAAGTCAAACCATGTTTCAGCAAAAAGACTATATTCTATGATTGGTCCTGATTGGCCTTATGGAGTTATTGGAACCTTATGTGCATTTGTTGCTGGAGCACAAATGCCACTTTTTGCACTCGGGATCTCTCATGCTCTTGTATCATATTATATGGATTGGGAAACAACGCAACGGgaagttaaaaaaattgttttcctcTTCTGTGGAGGTGCAGTTATAACTGTCACAGTTCATGCCATTGAACATCTTTTTTTCGGAATCATGGGCGAGCGACTTACCCTTCGTGTGCGAGAAATGATGTTTACCG ctattttgaagaatgaaatTGGATGGTTTGATGAAACAACCAACACAAGTTCTATGCTTTCATCGCGTTTAGAGTCCGATGCAACTTTAATGCGAACAATAGTTGTTGATCGCTCGACGATTCTGTTACAGAATGTTGGTCTGGTTGTTGCTTCATTTATTATTGCCTTCCTTTTGAATTGGAGAATAACACTTGTTGTCTTGGCTACATATCCTTTGATAATTAGTGGTCACATTAGTGAG AAACTTTTCATGAAAGGCTATGGAGGCAACTTGAGCAAAGCATATCTAAAAGCCAACATGCTTGCTGGCGAGGCCGTGAGCAATATACGCACTGTTGCTGCATTTTGTTCTGAAGAAAAGATCCTTGATCTTTACGCTAACGAGCTCGTTGGTCCTTCCAAACATTCATTTCGACGTGGTCAAATTGCTGGCATATTCTATGGCATTTCGCAGTTCTTTATTTTCTCATCTTATGGCCTTGCCTTGTG GTATGGATCTGTTTTGATGGGAAAAGAGCTTGCTAGCTTTAAATCAGTTATGAAGTCATTTATGGTTTTGATTGTAACGGCACTTGCTATGGGGGAAACATTGGCACTAGCACCAGATCTTTTGAAAGGGAACCAAATGGTTGCATCAGTTTTTGAAGTAATGGATAGAAAATCAGCAATATCAGGTGATACCGGAGAAGAATTGAGGACGGTGGAAGGAACAATTGAGCTCAAAAGAATCAATTTCAGCTACCCTTCAAGGCCAGATGTGATCATTTTCAAGGATTTTAATTTAAGAGTTCCTTCAGGCAAGAGTGTTGCCTTAGTAGGACAAAGTGGTTCTGGTAAAAGCTCTGTGATCTCACTAATACTCAGATTTTACGATCCAACATCAGGAAAGGTGTTAATTGATG GAAAAGAcatcacaaaaataaatatgaaatctcTGAGAAAACACATTGGTCTAGTGCAACAAGAACCGGCCCTTTTCGCGACATCAATTTATGAAAACATTCTATATGGAAAAGAAGGTGCATCTGATTCAGAAGTAATTGAAGCAGCAAAATTAGCAAATGCTCATAACTTCATAAGTGGTCTTCCAGAAGGTTACTCAACAAAAGTAGGTGAAAGAGGTGTTCAACTTTCTGGTGGACAAAGACAAAGAGTAGCCATTGCTAGAGCTGTTTTAAAGAATCCTGAAATATTGCTTCTAGATGAAGCAACTAGTGCACTTGATGTCGAATCGGAGCGTATTGTACAACAAGCTCTTGACAGATTAATGCAGAATAGAACAACAGTTATGGTGGCACATAGATTGTCCACAATAAGGAATGCAGATCAAATCTCAGTTTTGCAAGATGGAAAGATTATTGAGCAAGGAACTCATTCAAGTCTTATAGAGAATAAAAATGGACCATATTATAAATTAGTCaaccttcaacaacaacaaaatcatcaatcataa